In Turicibacter sanguinis, a genomic segment contains:
- the srtB gene encoding class B sortase has product MKKNIRVVVKLILIWMLCFSSSAILIKLTAYKKADNVYENIREMTKATTDTPPIEETEANEENKEVDQSIVDDKYDKLSSINSDYRFWLHVDNTNIDYPVVQSQDNQYYLKHDFNKNYLASGSIFMDYRNKFEEDHSIILYGHDMKNKSMFGEVANFKKEDFFNENNLIRVEYKGMTYIYEVFSAYVADFYHGDYLKIHFEDEKDKQAYLNYIKDRSLYQKQIELNANDQIMTLYTCSYEFENARTIVHSKLISKE; this is encoded by the coding sequence TTGAAAAAAAATATAAGGGTAGTTGTTAAGTTAATTCTGATTTGGATGTTATGCTTCTCTTCTTCTGCTATTTTAATTAAATTAACGGCGTACAAAAAAGCAGATAATGTATATGAAAATATTAGAGAAATGACTAAAGCGACGACAGATACGCCCCCTATTGAAGAGACTGAAGCTAATGAAGAGAATAAAGAAGTAGATCAGTCGATTGTAGATGATAAATATGATAAACTTTCTTCTATCAATTCGGACTATAGATTTTGGTTACACGTCGACAACACTAATATTGATTACCCGGTGGTTCAGAGTCAAGATAATCAATATTATCTAAAACATGATTTTAATAAAAATTATCTAGCTTCCGGTAGTATATTTATGGATTATCGAAATAAATTTGAAGAAGATCACAGTATTATTCTATATGGTCATGATATGAAAAATAAATCAATGTTTGGAGAAGTCGCTAATTTTAAAAAGGAAGATTTTTTTAATGAAAATAACCTGATTAGAGTTGAATATAAAGGGATGACCTATATTTATGAAGTTTTTTCGGCCTATGTAGCAGATTTTTATCATGGGGATTATCTGAAAATTCATTTTGAAGATGAAAAAGATAAACAAGCGTATCTAAACTATATAAAAGATCGATCGTTATATCAAAAACAGATTGAATTAAACGCGAATGATCAGATTATGACGCTGTATACTTGTAGTTATGAGTTTGAAAATGCTCGTACAATCGTTCATAGTAAATTAATATCTAAGGAATAA
- a CDS encoding NUDIX hydrolase produces the protein MIIEIWDLYTQDRIKTDKTMIRGQKIIPGLYRLVVHVCIFNSQGEMLIQQRQPFKSGWSNRWDVTVGGSAISGDTSQSAAEREVYEEIGYRLSLDGIRPALTINFDDGFDDFYLIQQDLEIDALKLQYEEVQSVKWASRDEILKMIQEEIFIPYQPSLIDLLFFMRDKKGAHTR, from the coding sequence GTGATTATAGAGATTTGGGATTTATATACGCAAGATAGAATTAAAACGGATAAAACGATGATCAGAGGTCAAAAAATCATTCCAGGACTTTATCGATTAGTCGTCCATGTCTGTATTTTTAATTCTCAAGGTGAAATGTTGATTCAACAAAGACAGCCTTTTAAAAGTGGTTGGTCAAATAGGTGGGATGTGACAGTTGGGGGCAGTGCTATTTCTGGTGATACGAGTCAATCAGCAGCAGAACGTGAAGTTTATGAAGAGATTGGATATCGGTTATCACTTGATGGGATTAGACCTGCTCTAACGATTAATTTTGATGATGGATTTGATGATTTTTATTTGATTCAACAAGATTTAGAAATTGATGCACTAAAACTGCAATACGAGGAAGTTCAGAGCGTTAAATGGGCGTCAAGGGATGAAATCTTAAAGATGATTCAGGAAGAAATTTTTATTCCGTATCAGCCATCGTTAATTGACTTACTATTTTTTATGAGAGATAAAAAAGGAGCTCATACGAGGTAA